The following are encoded in a window of Clarias gariepinus isolate MV-2021 ecotype Netherlands chromosome 8, CGAR_prim_01v2, whole genome shotgun sequence genomic DNA:
- the kif15 gene encoding kinesin-like protein KIF15-A isoform X1, which yields MNPRGRGSGDTTLPLQSNSSDGDAIKVYVRVRPLTQGMGLTTDGDRSLCLAVTSVHTVRLNSKPEPRNFTYDHVADMDTSQESVFSCVAKDIVESCMNGYNGTIFAYGQTGSGKTFTMLGPNELTDFSDELRGVIPRSFEYLFFLISREVEKSAGAKSFLCKCSFIEIYNEQIFDLLDSASASLFLREDIKKGVFVEGAVEKYAASAAEAYQVLSMGWRNRRVASTSMNRESSRSHAVFTMTLESKETGQGVVNIRTSQLNLVDLAGSERQRDTQAEGSRLKEASSINRSLMCLGQVIMALVDVSNGRSRHVCYRDSKLTFLLRDSLGGNAKTYIIANVHPGSKCFGETLSTLQFAQRAKLIKNRAMINEDTQGNVKQLQAEVKKLKEQLALALSTRHNSTELAPGGPQLLTAASEVEPPYKTHFLQAVRLWRRREEEKKVLQEKVSRLEEAWGQKEKFIQSNRMILKFRDDRIARLKRELESGERAEPARQDQILIDQLLQEIRLLREQVEHHPRMMWYAAENCSLKEEVRTLRALESVKLAQEAASQSAAELEQAYQEVLQSEEGAETEGAPPSCSTPVTMETLSSVSMERLKAQLLQKQSELSAMVQAFNDYKHVSKKQLLDLESEKRYLDKSNKHLENILEATKAHTKQEVCQLNKIHAETIKILTTPTKAHNQRTRLVPLSSPEHLNGLGGESELEDIESEQPPPAMSELACEALTEELKQMQEQMTRLKSALDQEEAKNRKLLQQISKLEEQVTTATEQSTRRAEDFSAERSSLMEEQKQLHESVSALEKQLAEERAAAEVLRSEVCDLRVVLQSSDKQLDEVRREQERENTQLSNSLISTQLQLDKVRLEWEELQEQQRVLQDAFDTLQAEFKFEADQYQQQLEEKTRENTEQHTHITELTNTLQTERELISSLRSQLKADRENTSKELLQAVEENSLLKKHIQELSAQNQQQAEDIKSLEQSVNSANVSISSLEQKTEQDKAVVLDLMKQTHDLRSELGQRDQTLSLMSADLSDITVKYGAACSEREDTNRLVSRLQAEIQELREASERRLASDRVELELLQEDLAYVTEEVEKLSKTLEEKTTELQKAERLGAEKDTTISTLQEQLKQQEEMFSVRSVNGGPAAASPKTNPQTPHTPRSFNTELSQVLENQEKELESRRTSMMTMEVLLAELNAERTAKNDEIQRLRVQLNEKENMRLEIQTLLEQFYNTQNQQKGSSTENLKDVIHESVLRDLREERSAKSTLMMQLAEAQKSLQHQEVTLVQSQTCVQELTTELRNRCLELRELREKDSELLQEMEVLRKQVDHLAEENGKLLGHQNHKQKIEYMVKLKKEITKLQEENEKLRQKSTS from the exons ATGAACCCCAGAGGAAGAG GCTCCGGAGACACGACGTTACCTCTCCAGTCTAACAG tAGTGATGGAGACGCCATTAAGGTGTACGTCCGCGTGCGACCTTTGACCCAGGGCATGGGGCTGACGACAGACGGAGATCGGAGTCTGTGTCTGGCGGTGACGTCGGTTCACACGGTGCGTCTGAACTCCAAACCAGAACCCCGGAACTTCACCTACGATCACGTGGCGGACATGGACACGTCTCAG GAATCGGTGTTCTCGTGTGTGGCTAAAGACATCGTGGAGTCGTGCATGAACGGTTATAACGGCACCATATTCGCATA TGGACAGACGGGTTCAGGAAAGACCTTTACCATGCtgg gGCCGAACGAGCTGACGGATTTCTCCGACGAGCTGCGCGGTGTGATCCCTCGTAGCTTTGAGTATCTGTTCTTCCTCATCAGCAGGGAGGTGGAGAAG tctGCAGGAGCGAAGAGCTTCCTGTGTAAATGCTCCTTCATAGAGATCTATAACGAGCAGATCTTTGACCTCCTGGACAGCGCCTCCGCGAGTCTGTTCCTCAGAGAGGACATCAAGAAAGGAGTGTTTGTGGAAGGAGCGGTGGAGAAATACGCAGCTTCAGCCGCAGAGGCataccag gtgttatCAATGGGATGGCGTAATCGGCGAGTGGCGTCCACGTCGATGAACCGCGAGTCGTCCCGCTCTCACGCCGTGTTCACCATGACGCTGGAGTCCAAGGAAACGGGACAGGGGGTGGTGAACATCAGGACGTCTCAGCTGAACCTGGTGGATCTTGCGGGGTCCGAGAGGCAGAGGGACACACAGGCCGAAGGGTCACGcctcaag GAGGCGAGCAGCATCAACCGCTCTCTGATGTGCCTGGGTCAggtgatcatggctctggtcgACGTGTCCAATGGGAGGAGCCGGCACGTCTGTTACCGCGACTCCAAACTCACCTTTCTGCTCCGG gactCCCTTGGAGGCAATGCTAAGACGTACATCATTGCTAACGTCCACCCAGGATCCAAGTGTTTTGGAGAGACGTTGTCCACGCTGCAGTTCGCTCAGAGGGCCAAGCTCATCAAGAACAGG gcAATGATAAACGAGGACACTCAGGGAAATGTGAAGCAGCTCCAGGCTGAAGTGAAGAAGCTGAAGGAGCAGTTAGCGCTCGCTCTGTCCACTCGCCATAACAGCACTGAGCTCGCCCCCGGGGGGCCGCAGTTACTcactg cagCATCTGAAGTCGAGCCTCCTTATAAGACTCACTTCCTGCAGGCTGTACGACTGTGGAGGAGAcgagaggaggagaagaag GTCCTACAGGAGAAAGTGTCTCGCCTGGAGGAGGCCTGGGGACAGAAGGAGAAATTCATCCAGTCCAACCGCATGATCCTGAAGTTCCGAGACGATCGCATCGCGCGTCTGAAGAGGGAGCTGGAGTCAGGAGAGCGGGCGGAGCCAGCACGGCAGGACCAGATCCTCATCGATCAGCTGCTACAGGAGATTCGCCTGCTCAGAgaacag gtgGAACATCACCCACGCATGATGTGGTACGCGGCGGAGAACTGCAGCCTGAAGGAGGAAGTGCGCACACTGAGAGCTCTAGAGTCGGTGAAGCTCGCTCAGGAGGCTGCGTCCCAATCTGCAGCGGAGCTCGAGCAGGCGTATCAGGAGGTCTTACAGTCAGAGGAGGGGGCGGAGACAGAGGGGG CTCCACCTTCCTGCTCCACCCCGGTTACCATGGAGACGCTCTCCTCTGTTTCCATGGAGAGGTTGAAGGCCCAGTTGTTACAGAAACAGTCGGAGCTCAGTGCCATGGTGCAGGCCTTCAACGACTACAAACACGTCAGCAA GAAGCAGCTCCTGGATCTGGAGTCTGAGAAACGCTACCTGGACAAATCCAACAAGCACCTGGAAAACATTCTAGAAGCCACTAAAGCTCACACCAAACAGGAAGTGTGTCAGCTCAACAAGATCCACGCTGAAACGATTAAG attCTGACGACGCCGACTAAAGCGCATAACCAGCGGACCCGCTTGGTGCCGCTGTCGAGCCCGGAGCATCTGAACGGCCTCGGGGGCGAGTCGGAGCTGGAGGACATCGAGAGCGAACAGCCCCCTCCCGCCATGAGCGAGCTAGCCTGTGAGGCTCTCACTGAGGAACTCAAACAAATGCAG GAGCAGATGACCCGTCTGAAGAGCGCGCTGGACCAGGAGGAagccaaaaacaggaagctgcTTCAGCAAATCAGCAAGCTGGAAGAGCAGGTTACTACGGCAACGGAGCAGTCCACTCGCAGGGCGGAG gacttCAGTGCAGAGCGAAGTTCTTTAATGGAGGAGCAGAAGCAGCTGCATGAGAGTGTGAGCGCTCTGGAAAAGCAGCTCGCTGAGGAAAGAGCAGCAGCAGAGG TGCTGCGTAGTGAAGTGTGTGACCTGCGGGTGGTGCTGCAGTCCTCTGACAAACAGCTGGACGAGGTGCGACgggagcaggagagagagaacacacagCTGTCTAACAGCCTAATCAGTACACAGCTGCAGCTGGACAAAGTCAG gttggAGTGGGAGGAGCTTCAGGAGCAGCAGCGTGTGTTACAGGACGCGTTCGACACGCTGCAGGCTGAGTTTAAGTTTGAAGCGGATCAGTACCAACAACAGCTGgaggagaaaaccagagaaaacacagagcagcacacacacatcact gagttgACGAACACTCTTCAAACTGAGAGAGAGCTGATCAGCAGTCTGAGGTCACAGCTGAAAGCAGACAGAGAGAACACCTCCAA AGAGTTGCTGCAGGCTGTGGAGGAGAACTCGCTGCTCAAAAAACACATCCAGGAGCTCAGCGCTCAAAACcagcagcag GCTGAGGACATTAAATCCCTGGAGCAGAGTGTGAACAGTGCGAATGTGTCGATCTCCAGCCTGGAGCAGAAAACAGAGCAAGATAAA gccGTGGTGTTGGACCTAATGAAGCAGACACATGACCTGCGCTCTGAACTCGGACAGAGGGATCAGACTCTGTCTCTGATGAGTGCGGACCTCAGTGACATCACC GTGAAATACGGCGCAGCGTGCTCAGAGAGAGAGGACACGAACAGACTGGTGTCTCGCTTGCAGGCAGAAATCCAGGAGCTCAGAGAGGCTTCAGAGAGACGCCTGGCTTCTGACCGTgtcgag ttggAGCTGCTGCAGGAGGATCTGGCGTACGTCACAGAGGAAGTGGAAAAACTCAGTAAAACTTTAGAGGAGAAAACGACAGAGCTACAGAAAGCCGAGCGTCTTGGCGCTGAGAAGGACACGACCATCAGCACACTGCAGGAACAG ctgaagCAGCAGGAGGAGATGTTCAGTGTGAGGTCTGTAAACGGTGGTCCTGCGGCTGCTTCTCCTAAAACAAACCCACAG actCCTCACACTCCACGCAGCTTTAACACAGAGCTGTCTCAGGTGTTGGAGAATCAGGAGAAGGAGCTGGAGAGCCGGCGCACGTCCATGATGACGATGGAGGTTCTGCTGGCCGAACTCAACGCCGAGCGCACGGCAAAGAACGACGAGATCCAGAGGCTCAGg gTTCAGCTGAATGAGAAGGAGAACATGCGTTTGGAGATCCAGACTCTACTGGAGCAGTTCTACAACACACAGAACCAACAGAAGGGCAGCAGTACAGA gaATCTGAAGGATGTGATCCACGAGTCTGTGCTGCGAGACCTGCGTGAGGAGAGAAGCGCGAAG aGTACACTGATGATGCAGCTGGCTGAAGCTCAGAAGAG cctaCAGCACCAGGAGGTGACTCTGGTCCAGTCTCAGACTTGCGTTCAGGAGCTCACCACTGAACTCAGGAACCGCTGTCTGGAGCTGCGGGAGCTTAGGGAGAAAGACAGCGAGCTGCTGCAG GAAATGGAGGTGTTGAGGAAGCAGGTGGATCACCTGGCCGAGGAGAACGGAAAACTGCTGGGGCACCAGAACCACAAGCAGAAGATCGAATACATGGTCAAGCTGAAGAAGGAGATCACCAAACTGCAGGAG gagaATGAGAAACTCCGACAGAAGAGTACGTCCTGA